CTGGGCGGACTGGGCAACTTCTGGGCGGCTGTGGCGGGCGGACTTCTTCTGGGAATCTTCGAGAGCTTTTCCGCCAGTGTTATCCCCTCCGGATACAAGGATGCCATGGCGTTCTTCGTTATCCTGCTCATCCTTTTCCTGAAACCTGACGGCCTGTTCGGCAAAAAGAAGGCGCAAAGAGTATGAAAAAGCTTAATTTCTTCTACATCATCCTTATGGCGTGCCTTCTGGGCTACATCGGCACTCAGGTGCAGAACGAATACTACATCGGCGTTGCCACACTTCTGCTTATCCATGCAGTGAACGCAACGGCCATGAACATACTTCTGGGCTACACCGGAATCATCTCCATAGGTCAGGCGGCCTTCTTCGGTCTGGGTGCATACGTTTCGGCGGTGCTCTCCACAACCTATGGTATAGACCCGCTGATAACCCTCCCCATAGCGGCTGTAATAGCCTTTGTTCTGGCATATGCGGTGGGCTACCCCATCCTCAAGCTCCACGGTCACTATCTGGCCATGGCGACACTGGGAATGGGGATGATACTCTATATCTTCATGAACGAGCTGGACTTCATAACAGGCGGGCCTTCGGGCTTCGTAGGCATCGGCGACATCATCATCGGTAAATACGACCTGATGGACGAGAAGTCGTTCTTTGTGTTCATGAGTATATTTTTCATGATCTTTCTGGTTGTGTGCGAGCTGTTCGACAAGTCGTTCCTCCACAACAAACTTAAATTCATAAAGAACTCCGAGAGCGCATGCCGCAGCTACGGCATAGACCCCGCCAAAACCAAGGTAACGGTCTTTGCGGCCATGGCGGCAATAACGGCTTTCAACGGCGGCATATTCACCTTTTACACCCATTTCATAAGCCCCGTGTCGTTCAGCTTCAAATACTCGGTAGAGCTTCTGGCGATGGCGACAGTGGGCGGTCTGGGCTATATCTCAGGCGGTGTTACGGGTGCTATCATCCTTGGCCTTGTGCCTGAGGTGTTCTCCGCTTTCGAGGAGTACGAAATGATAATCTACGGCGGTCTCTTGGCCGTTGTGATAATGTTCTTTCCCGGCGGCATAGCCGGAACTCTGAAAAGGCTGGTGAAGAGAAATGCTTGATATAAATAACGTAGGAGTCAGCTTCGGCGGCGTTCATGCGCTGAGCAGGGTCACTTTCACCATGCCCGATACGGGTATATCCGCTCTCATAGGACCCAACGGAGCGGGCAAGACAACGCTTTTCAACGTTATCACCGGA
This genomic stretch from Seleniivibrio woodruffii harbors:
- a CDS encoding branched-chain amino acid ABC transporter permease, encoding MKKLNFFYIILMACLLGYIGTQVQNEYYIGVATLLLIHAVNATAMNILLGYTGIISIGQAAFFGLGAYVSAVLSTTYGIDPLITLPIAAVIAFVLAYAVGYPILKLHGHYLAMATLGMGMILYIFMNELDFITGGPSGFVGIGDIIIGKYDLMDEKSFFVFMSIFFMIFLVVCELFDKSFLHNKLKFIKNSESACRSYGIDPAKTKVTVFAAMAAITAFNGGIFTFYTHFISPVSFSFKYSVELLAMATVGGLGYISGGVTGAIILGLVPEVFSAFEEYEMIIYGGLLAVVIMFFPGGIAGTLKRLVKRNA